The Bacillaceae bacterium IKA-2 DNA window CATTCATATGGAAAGACGGACGAGGATTTCAGATAAACTTCTCTGAGCCAAGACTTCTTTCGTTCTATAGAATAAATTGGATTCCAGGGCTTTGCAGCTGACTCAAGTGCAGACGTGTCTTTTGTAATCGCACCATGTAATACCGAATAGGGGGTTAACTCAAGCTTTTCGATGACACGACGTGCAGGTATGTTATCCTCCTGTGTATTCGCACCTACCCACTGAATGCCGCTCACTTGAGATGCTTCATTCTTAATGTAAGCTAACAGTTCTGTTGCAAACTCATTCCCTCGAAAGCGACGGTCGCTCCGTAATCGTCCTAACATCGCATAACGCCCAGAAAAAATGCTATATCCACCCATACTGACCATTTGTTTATCTAGAAATAGTCCATACATACGATGGTTTCCCGTTGTCAGTCTATGAAAAATACGTCCTACATAATCATCTTCTATTGCTGTATCCATCGCTTCCAAATAGGGATAGTCTTCACTGTGTAGCATCCTGATCTTTTTATTCATTTAATTACTCCCCAATTCTACCGTTTTTCTTCGTTATCTATGAATGATACCCTTGTCCTTCTTGACAAGAATGTTCAACTGGAGAAGTTTTCTGTTGAAACAGCGGTTAACCAAGTTTCTGCCATCAATTCATTTCCCTCTTTCGTCATATGTACACCATCTGTTGTTAATTTTAAGTGATTTCCTTTTTCTAATCTATCCATGAAAACAGTAAAGGTTGGAACAAGATTAGCACTTAATTCTTTGGCGATTTTTCGTACAATAGCTGCATATACCTTCAATTGTTTATTTCCTTCAGATGAAATGCTTTCTGTAATAATTGTTGGCTCCATTAAAATAACTTTCACTTTAGGGTCAATGCTTTGCAATAGTCTTCGATAAATCAATTCAAATTGAATTGGATCAACTAGTGACGAATCAGGGTGATCCAATTGATGCCAAACATCATTAACGCCAATTGACACAGAAAGAATATCTGGATTAAGTGATAAGACATCTTCATCCCAGCGCTCCTCAAGATCGGTAATTTTATCTCCTCCAACCCCTCGATTGAAGATTTGCAAAGAAGGATCTTCTGCAATCAGCTTATTGTAAATTACATTCACATATCCATTACCAATTCCTCTTTCATCCTCATACCTTCCACTTTCCGTTATACTATCACCAATGAATAACAGCCTTTTCGTCATAGTTCACACTCCTTTTCTCATAGCCTGATTTATTCTTTTCTGAACCTAAAATTGCAAGTCAATTTGATCGAAGTGGAGATCGAATGGGACACCAGGCACCTTGCCCCTCGCGATTGGGACAAGGTGCCTGTCCCTCTTTCCCACTTATAAAGCTTCTCCCTTACCACCATCAATATTTACGGAAGTCCCTGTAACATATAAGGCCGCATCAGATACTAAGAATCCGATCACATTGGCTGCTTCGTGCGTATCACCAATTCTTCCTAACGGTATTTTGTGAGACGGTAATTTTGAAAATTCATCCCAAGATAAATCAGGATGATCTTTTTTCCACATTCTTTCAATTTGCTCACTTCTAATCAGTCCGATACAAACGGTGTTGACTCGTATATTATATTTACCTAGGTCTTTACTCATCGCATTTGTTAACGTCATTCCTGCTGCTCTACTGACTGAAGTTGGTAGTGATGAAGCAGGAGCCGTTTTTGCGATTGTGGCTGTTACATTGATAATGACTCCGCCACCTTTTTCTTTCATATATGGGATAGCTGCATTAGAACAATGGATAGCGGCAAATAATTTTAAATCTAGATCACTTCTCCACATTTCCTCATTAATTAGATCAAAGGGCTGTGCTGCGGATTGACCTGCATTGTTTATTAAAATATCAACCCCACCAAAGTGTTCAGCAGTCTCTCTGACAAAATCATCACAATCTTTTTTAGAGGTAACATCTTTAGATGCGAAATATACATCCCTTCCAGTTTCCTCTTTAATCAGAGCAGCTGCTTCTTGAAGTTTGTTCTTATCTCTTCCACAAATAGCGACATCGGCACCTTCTTTTGCTAATAATAAAGCACTTCCGAGTCCAATCCCCTTACTTCCACCAGTTATAATAGCAACCTTGTTTTTTAAGTTTAAATCCATTTATTTTTCCTCCTTTCATAATCCATGTCTGTACTTTATATCAGTATACGATACTGTCAATTCCTTCACCCTCTTGACGCCTTACTTTCGAAACTCAATCACTTCAAACGTCTCGCATGGGAAAAGGTGCCTGTCCCTCTTTCCCAATCAGGGTTCTAAAATTTTCATCTGATCATTTTCAATTCCGACCTGGTATTCAACTTGGTGCGTGCTTTCAATAAGTTCTCCGTTTTCAGCTAATTCAAGCACTTCAATTTCAGCTCTGAAATTAGCCATGTCATCATCAATTGTTGTTTCGAAGTCGATCACATCAACTGCATATGTTGTTTGATAGCTAGTTCGAAATTCCTCATAACTTACGCTCGACTGCCAGTCATTGCCTAAGAGAGAATAGGCGGTCACATAATCATGGTTTGAGATACTTTCATAAAAGTAGTGAATGAGATAACTAGCTTCCTCTTGATTTAAGTACATACGGTGGTAACTGATCGGCTCTTCTGGGTATTCCCCCTCCGACCATGCAGTAACAAGGGACCAAATATTTTTAATTGGAATCGAAAAGCCGATGATTTCACCTTGGTAAGCGGCAGAATTAATGCCAACAACTTCTCCCGTTGTTGCCAAGAGTAACGGTCCACCACTGCTTCCTGCTGCAATTGGCGCTGATATTTGATAGGCTTCGTTAAATTGGTAGGGCGGCAAAGTGAAATTTCGATTTAAGGCACTAATAATCCCGGTTGTAACCGTATTTTGATATCCACGGGGACTGCCCATGGCGATCACTCCATCTCCAACCTCACCTTCATAATCAAAAGCAATGCTCATTGGCTCTAGATTTTCAAGCTCTTTGACACGAACTACCGCAACATCAATCGCCTCACCGATACCAATAACTGTTCCCTGGTACGTTTGGGTATCGGTCATGCGAACGAGGACAGTCGAAGCTCCCTCAACGATATGAGCATTAGTAATAATGTCACCTTTATCATTATATAAAAATCCTGAGCCTAACTCTTCATCGCCCTCGATTTGAACAACCTTTGACTGATTTTTACTAATCACTTTTTTCAAATCGATGCTATTTTCGTTAAAGACAGTTCCAGCGATTTCTACCTTTTCGCTTTCTTTAATAGATGCTAATGCAGATGAGCCACTGCCATTATAATCTACAAACATTTGATCTATGTATCGAAACATAAAGAAGGCGCCACATAAAATAAACAGCGTAAGTAAAATTGTAATGCCCCAGCGTTTCGTCATCGTTTCATCTCCTTATTCGACTACCCAGTCATAATCATCCATCTCCACGTTCCCGACAGTTTCAGAAATTAATAGAGTTCCCTCAAAATAGCCTATCTCATTTGGCATTAGTTTATATGGAGACACGGACGTTCGGTAATTTTCAAGTTCATTGCCGTCTTTGTCAAAAATCGTATAGTGAATATCTATTTCATTAATGGGACGAGTACCAACATTTTTGACTTCTCCCCAAACACTCAACTCACCCTCGTCTTCATCATAATTAAACTCAAACACGGTCGGCATGACTGCTTTTGTTGAATTGAAATGATCTTCCTCGGCAGCTTTGTCAGTCGCGTTTTCGAGACGTTTTTGCTCTGCTTGCTTAAAAGTGATTCGTTCTTTTTTTACAGTTTCTTTATATGTTAATAGCTTTTCATTTGTGGGGTCATAAGATAGGCCACGATCAAATTCAATCTCGGCTTCGGTAAATTGATTTTTTTTCAAGTAGGTCTCGCCTTGATTGATGGCTAGATCAATCAGTTTTCTTTTTAAAAGCTCGTCCATTTCCTTAGCTTCTTCACTCGTGAAATCTTTAATTTTTTCTAAAAGGTCTACTATTTCTTCTATCGTATTTTTCTCCAACTGAGCTTTATTAACACTTGCTACTGTTAAAGAAGCGATTTGTTGTTTAGATTGTTCTTTTAATCGATCAAAAAAAGGCCCCTCTTGCTCCGCTAATTCTAGCTCTAATTCGTCTAAAATAAGTAAGCCCTCGTCAAGTTGTTTTTTTTCAGAAAAGCTAGCTGCTTGATCTAATAACACTTCATAGCGTTGTCCCCGTTCAACCACTTCGATATTAAATGCGGCTGCAGTATGCTTCGGACGTTTTTGTAAAACTTGTTCAAAGGTTGCTTTTGCACTTAGGAGGTTTCCTTCAAGGGCCTTCGCTTCACCTTCTTGCACCAAGGCTTCTACCTCGCTGTTAGTCCTCGTTTCATAGAGAAAAAAACTACCGATAACCACAAACGCAATAAAAAAAGTGACAGCCGGAAGCAACCAGATCAACTTTCTACGGCGATTGTCAACGCTTGTACCCGTCACTTTTACAGTTTCTACTTTTGCTGCACAGTTCGAGCAAAAATGGCTTTCCTTATGTATATTTGCTCCACATTTATGACAATACAATTGACACACACCTACTTTCGGAACCTAAAACATTTAAATGTCTACATCTTATCCATACGTTCCTAAACTTAATTTTAAGGGGGGCTACTGCCGAAATTTCTCGGACGGTTTTTGATTTTCGGGGACAGGTGGTTTTTGGGGACAGGCACCTTTTCCCAGTATTTAAAAGTATTCGCAAGTAAACAGGGTAAAATTGGTGATAAGCCAAGTTATCCAAAGAAGTTAACGCTGTTTGAAAAAATGGACAACATGAATTTAGCGATACATAACATAGCAAGCAGCTTCACGAGAATCACATCCCCGTTATACAGATGACGAGCTTGCTTCGCCACTCTCTACCTAGCACCGATTCCGATCCACTCAACTTTGGGAAAAGGGACCTGTCCCCTTCTATCTTTTAATTAATTGAAAATATTTACAATTAATTCTAGACTTACCAATATGTATCTGTTATAATAAATACAAGGAAAGAAAATCACTTATCACTCTAGGTGACTCAGTCAATCCTTCGTCAGTTTCCTTGAAAGCGCTTATCTGTAAGTAGCGAAACAGGAATTACAAATGCTTTATCTTGTAGCCTGTTAGTAAACTCTATAGTAAGCACGTTTACTAGGTAACTTAGACGCATTTCACTTACACTAACATAATTTTGAAGTGAAGTGAATGCAAAAAATGCACAACCAACCAATAGCGATGTAATTTTTCTAACAGTAAGGAAAAGCTTTAGTGTAGTTGTATTAAAGGAATTTGGGGCGAAGTCTTTAAGACAATCGCAAAACAATCGTAACTTTATACGCTATTCTATAATTCTAAGGCTAACTGAAAGGAAAGTTCACTCGTAATAAGGTATCAAGCTTAATTAAAAATATCTAGTAACACATTTAGGAAACAACAAACATCATATCATTCGTTTAATTAATTTAGCGTTGAAATGACCAAGTTGGTTTAGTTTTCTAAAAAGATGTGATGGAAGGTATGGTTGGGTCACCTAGAGTGATAAGCCCCTCTTGCAATTTTAGCATGAGGGGCTTATTTTTTTTGGGAAAAGGGGACAGGCACCTTTTCCCAGTATTTAAAAGTATTCGTAAGCAAACTGGGGTAAAATTGCGATAAACCAAGTGATTCAAAGAGGTTAACGCTGTTTGAAAAAATGGGCAACATGAATTGAGTATAAATGCTAACATAGTAAGCAGCTAGACGAGAACCACACCCCTTTTATATATCGAGCTTGCTTCACCGCTATCCCTAGCACTGCTATCCGATCCACTCAACTTTGGGAAAAGGAACCTGTCCCCTTGTTGTCTTATCCAAATTATTTAATCGTTTAATTAAAAATAAAAAGAGCGCCTAAAGATAGAACAAGTTCTTAGATGCTACTGAGATGAATATTGTTTTATGAATAAAATCTATTTTAAATGGTTTAGAAAGGTGTGTGTTAATGAAAATCAATGCCGATTTGAAACTAGAAGGAAAGAGAAGTTTAGTAGGTAATTGGGGGCTAGCGATTGGAGCTTGTGTCATTGTTTGGGTACTAACAGCTGCCTTTATAGACAGTAGAACGGATCAAGCAATGACCTCCTTTGAAAGCATAATATCGATACTAGGCTTAGTCCTAACTGGACCGCTTACGTATGGGCTAAGCAACCTGTTTCTGAGATTTACCCGTTCACAGAATGCGATATTTAAGAATTTGTTTGATGGATTCACGTATTTTTTCCAGAACTTTGTTTTGCACATTCTACAATTGATTTTTATTTTTCTATGGCTGCTCCTATTAATTATTCCTGGCATTATTGCTATCTTACGTTATTCGATGTCTTATTACATCATGGTAGATAATCCAGGTATTAGTGGGTTAGAAGCAATCAGGCGCAGCAAGGTCATGATGAAGGGACACAAGGGAAGATTATTTTATTTATGGTTGAGCTTTCTCGGTTGGTTTATTTTTGGAGTTTTTACATTTGGATTAGGTTTTTTGTATGTTGCACCTTATTATGAAGCTACAAAGGCTAGTTTCTACGAGGATCTCAAGAAATATAGAAGGGTATCCGTTTCGACGATGGATCAATAATTAAAACCTAATGTAATTAACGTAACAACCCAATAACCAAAGATTTATTCTTAAGACAAACCCACCCCACTACAATAGATATAGTCGCTAAAGGATTATATCTTATAAAAAAGTTTAGAGAACCTCTCTAAGCTTTTTTTTAACGTTGTAAACTATACTGGCCTTATCGATATTTGTCGAGAACATCCGTTGGACAAGTATCGAGTGGTACCACTACTTTTTCCCCTTGGAAGTAGATACCTAAAATTCACCTTAGCTCGGTCGTCTGACAGATACCGATATCCTACTGACTCGACTTTGGACAAGGGACCTGTCCCCCTCTGTCTTTCACCTTGCTTTGTCGCAGTCATGTATAATTCTAGGAAACTATGACAATAATGGTTATAAAAGGAGTGATTAATTATGAATTTAAAATTTATTGGTGGAGTCCTTTTATTAATAGGTATTGGTTCCTTTATTTTTGGCTTTATTGAATATAATTCAACGGCTGCTGAACTTTCACGAACTCAGTTAGGGCAACTTTCTTCTCAGTTTGTTGATTTAGGTCACGACTCTACCCTAGCATATGGTGGAATGGGCCTGGGTTCATTATTAAGTTTAATAGGCCTTGGTTTTCTAACAAAGAAAAAGTAGAAAAATAAAGAATTTATTACTCGTATGATTTATTGATTGGGTCACCTAGAATGATAACCCCCCTCTTGCGATTTTTAGCTTGAGGGGGGTTTCTGTTTTCTATTGTTACAAGGTGACAGATTCTGAAGAAGAAACACAATTTCTTATAGCATTGAACAAAATAAAACCTATATTATTGGCACCGATATCCGCTTCACTCACTTCTGGGAAAAGGTGCCTGTCCCCCCTTTGCATCCCACTTTTTTTATCGAAACGTTTCGAAAATCACCCTCGTCGAGAAACTTTTTTACCGTAGAAATACAAATTTAATATTAAAAAAACTTAACTTTCACACTATCTTCATGGTATACTGTTGTCGAAACGTTTCGATCACTACCATTATTAAAATTTGAAAGGGGAAAATTATGAATAAAAGGAAAATGGTTTGCTTTCTAATTATGTTCAGCTTTTTCACTAACCTTATTTTTATCCCAAGTGCTTTTGCAGTAACACCTGCTTCAGCAAGTAAAGTTGGAAAAGATGTTGCTTTGCAAGCAGAATTGAAAGCGATTGCAAAGAAAACGTACAAATTTTTTCAGGACTATACAGATCCTAAAACAGGATTGACTTATGATGAGGTACGTTTTACTGATGAAGGGGAAAAAGAAGCGGCTCATACATCTCCAACAAATATTGCGATGTATATGATGAGTACCGTGTCGGCACAACAGATGGGATTCATTACGGAAAAAGAGGCTGTCAAACGCATTCAAGTAACGTTAAATACGTTAGAAGACCTAGAGAAATGGAACGGGCTTTATTATAACTGGTATTACACAGAAGATGGATCACTTAAGGTAGACTGGGGACAATTTATTTCCCAGGTTGATAATGGTTGGCTTTCAGCAGGATTAATTGTTGTTGGGCAAGCGTATAAAGAATTAAACGGACAAACAAGTAAACTCGTTGAAAATATGAATTATACAACACTATACGACGCAGAAGTTGGTCAGTTCCGTGGCGGTTATGATGTGGTTGCAGGAAAACTAACTGACCATCATTACGGAATGTTTTACACAGAGCCACGTGTAGGAAGTTATATTGCAATTGGTAAAGGGGACGTGCCAGAAGAACATTGGTGGAAGTTGTACCGAACACTACCGCCCGAGTGGGATTGGCAAGCACAAATTCCAACTGGATATACAACGGAATATGGCGGCGTTTCAGTATTTCAAGGACACTATCAATACAATGATA harbors:
- a CDS encoding GNAT family N-acetyltransferase, which gives rise to MNKKIRMLHSEDYPYLEAMDTAIEDDYVGRIFHRLTTGNHRMYGLFLDKQMVSMGGYSIFSGRYAMLGRLRSDRRFRGNEFATELLAYIKNEASQVSGIQWVGANTQEDNIPARRVIEKLELTPYSVLHGAITKDTSALESAAKPWNPIYSIERKKSWLREVYLKSSSVFPYECYYSFPASNALFQEHDLDKWGFYENESETRVLITKYDQKDHHYLHAIYPWSDITAQKGLWETISNDYRKLTKQTEGDTYIWIDLTKEAVQCLPVAHKFELPSPWILYGSQTEAMSLNNTN
- a CDS encoding trypsin-like peptidase domain-containing protein; the protein is MTKRWGITILLTLFILCGAFFMFRYIDQMFVDYNGSGSSALASIKESEKVEIAGTVFNENSIDLKKVISKNQSKVVQIEGDEELGSGFLYNDKGDIITNAHIVEGASTVLVRMTDTQTYQGTVIGIGEAIDVAVVRVKELENLEPMSIAFDYEGEVGDGVIAMGSPRGYQNTVTTGIISALNRNFTLPPYQFNEAYQISAPIAAGSSGGPLLLATTGEVVGINSAAYQGEIIGFSIPIKNIWSLVTAWSEGEYPEEPISYHRMYLNQEEASYLIHYFYESISNHDYVTAYSLLGNDWQSSVSYEEFRTSYQTTYAVDVIDFETTIDDDMANFRAEIEVLELAENGELIESTHQVEYQVGIENDQMKILEP
- a CDS encoding glucoamylase family protein, whose translation is MNKRKMVCFLIMFSFFTNLIFIPSAFAVTPASASKVGKDVALQAELKAIAKKTYKFFQDYTDPKTGLTYDEVRFTDEGEKEAAHTSPTNIAMYMMSTVSAQQMGFITEKEAVKRIQVTLNTLEDLEKWNGLYYNWYYTEDGSLKVDWGQFISQVDNGWLSAGLIVVGQAYKELNGQTSKLVENMNYTTLYDAEVGQFRGGYDVVAGKLTDHHYGMFYTEPRVGSYIAIGKGDVPEEHWWKLYRTLPPEWDWQAQIPTGYTTEYGGVSVFQGHYQYNDIKYVPSWGGSMFEGLMPGIVLKEKDLGTKALGLNNQRHVEVQIAYAKDKGYKAWGFSPAATPEGYSEFGATPLGTAGYQDEATVTPHATFLALDYAPREVQKNIKVLKDLNMYSKYGFYDSVNVETGEIAKVYLALDQGMIMVSIANYLNNGVIREYFHQDPIGKKPEELLRIEEFSIQ
- a CDS encoding SGNH/GDSL hydrolase family protein, with translation MTKRLLFIGDSITESGRYEDERGIGNGYVNVIYNKLIAEDPSLQIFNRGVGGDKITDLEERWDEDVLSLNPDILSVSIGVNDVWHQLDHPDSSLVDPIQFELIYRRLLQSIDPKVKVILMEPTIITESISSEGNKQLKVYAAIVRKIAKELSANLVPTFTVFMDRLEKGNHLKLTTDGVHMTKEGNELMAETWLTAVSTENFSS
- a CDS encoding DUF975 family protein yields the protein MKINADLKLEGKRSLVGNWGLAIGACVIVWVLTAAFIDSRTDQAMTSFESIISILGLVLTGPLTYGLSNLFLRFTRSQNAIFKNLFDGFTYFFQNFVLHILQLIFIFLWLLLLIIPGIIAILRYSMSYYIMVDNPGISGLEAIRRSKVMMKGHKGRLFYLWLSFLGWFIFGVFTFGLGFLYVAPYYEATKASFYEDLKKYRRVSVSTMDQ
- a CDS encoding SDR family oxidoreductase; translated protein: MDLNLKNKVAIITGGSKGIGLGSALLLAKEGADVAICGRDKNKLQEAAALIKEETGRDVYFASKDVTSKKDCDDFVRETAEHFGGVDILINNAGQSAAQPFDLINEEMWRSDLDLKLFAAIHCSNAAIPYMKEKGGGVIINVTATIAKTAPASSLPTSVSRAAGMTLTNAMSKDLGKYNIRVNTVCIGLIRSEQIERMWKKDHPDLSWDEFSKLPSHKIPLGRIGDTHEAANVIGFLVSDAALYVTGTSVNIDGGKGEAL
- a CDS encoding FxLYD domain-containing protein gives rise to the protein MYCHKCGANIHKESHFCSNCAAKVETVKVTGTSVDNRRRKLIWLLPAVTFFIAFVVIGSFFLYETRTNSEVEALVQEGEAKALEGNLLSAKATFEQVLQKRPKHTAAAFNIEVVERGQRYEVLLDQAASFSEKKQLDEGLLILDELELELAEQEGPFFDRLKEQSKQQIASLTVASVNKAQLEKNTIEEIVDLLEKIKDFTSEEAKEMDELLKRKLIDLAINQGETYLKKNQFTEAEIEFDRGLSYDPTNEKLLTYKETVKKERITFKQAEQKRLENATDKAAEEDHFNSTKAVMPTVFEFNYDEDEGELSVWGEVKNVGTRPINEIDIHYTIFDKDGNELENYRTSVSPYKLMPNEIGYFEGTLLISETVGNVEMDDYDWVVE